In Campylobacter concisus, a single window of DNA contains:
- a CDS encoding glycosyltransferase, translating to MKKLAVFLYSMGPGGAERNVANLLPFLVKRYEVHLILMSKVIAYEIPSEVQIHFIENSDPYESGLKKLARLFLAMPMLAFKYKNLCQSLNIDTQFVLMNRPCYIAGVARILGLKARLVISERSCPSILYKNDLSGRVNKFLLIHLYKKADLILANAAGNKEDLVRNFGMSEAKTKVLYNALDLKTINLLKDEPLESDFKPFFINIGRLDSGKNQAILIKIIASINDPRATLGILGKGPLKDELQNLIDKFGVSDRVKLLGTDKNPFRHIKNASCLLCASRFEGFSNVLLEALACEKTIISTEHKSGAKELLGESEFGILVPVDDENAMKEAMIKVLNAPKIRQNFEKVAYNRAKFFDSENIASELINFLENPNE from the coding sequence GTGAAAAAATTAGCCGTTTTTTTATACTCTATGGGACCTGGTGGGGCTGAGCGAAATGTGGCAAATTTACTGCCATTTTTGGTTAAACGCTATGAAGTTCATCTCATCTTAATGAGTAAGGTCATCGCCTACGAGATCCCAAGCGAGGTGCAGATCCACTTTATAGAAAATAGCGATCCTTACGAGAGCGGACTAAAGAAGCTCGCAAGGCTCTTTTTAGCGATGCCAATGCTTGCCTTTAAGTATAAAAATCTTTGTCAAAGCTTAAACATCGACACGCAGTTTGTGCTGATGAACCGCCCTTGTTATATTGCTGGGGTTGCTAGGATTTTAGGGCTAAAGGCTAGGTTAGTTATCAGTGAGCGAAGCTGTCCGTCGATCCTATATAAAAACGATCTAAGCGGCAGGGTTAATAAATTTTTACTCATTCATCTTTATAAAAAAGCTGATCTAATCCTCGCAAATGCAGCTGGCAATAAAGAGGATCTGGTGCGAAATTTTGGTATGAGCGAGGCAAAGACAAAGGTGCTTTATAACGCCCTTGATCTAAAAACTATAAATTTGCTAAAAGATGAGCCACTTGAGAGCGACTTTAAGCCATTTTTCATAAACATAGGCCGCCTTGATAGCGGTAAAAATCAAGCCATACTAATAAAAATAATAGCTTCTATCAACGACCCTCGCGCCACGCTTGGCATCCTTGGCAAAGGGCCTTTAAAAGATGAGCTACAAAATTTGATAGATAAATTTGGCGTTAGTGATCGAGTAAAGCTTCTTGGCACTGATAAAAACCCATTTAGGCATATAAAAAACGCCTCTTGCTTGCTTTGTGCATCGCGTTTTGAGGGCTTTTCAAATGTCCTGCTTGAAGCACTAGCATGCGAAAAAACAATTATTTCGACCGAGCATAAGAGTGGTGCAAAGGAGCTTTTGGGCGAGAGCGAGTTTGGCATTTTGGTGCCTGTTGATGATGAAAATGCGATGAAAGAGGCGATGATAAAGGTGCTTAATGCGCCTAAAATAAGGCAAAATTTTGAAAAGGTTGCGTATAATCGGGCTAAATTTTTTGATAGTGAAAATATAGCGAGCGAGCTTATAAATTTTTTGGAAAATCCTAATGAATAG
- a CDS encoding glycosyltransferase — MKILFVIAALRNGGAERVLNVLANEFCKDNEITIALLEEDLGLYKFSEKIKIINLNVSGSGLALKFKKILALRALFKEQRADLIMSFIDWTNVACVLANLGLKSKLIATEHHEHSYLKSKITSAMRDFSYKFVDGLSVLSKSDYDYYKFAKNREVIHNPLFIDVPEICEKQNVILSVARLEAVKGYDIYFEALSKVDKSLLDGWEIKIAGSGRQEAQLKEMASNLGLNVKFLGHMSDVSKLYSEAKIFTLCSQSEGLSNVLIESGAFGCARLSSDTVGARELINDGVDGLIFKNGDTDDLKDKLEMLLKDENLRQKLAKNASKNANLFSKENIIKQWREFIKKVVSK, encoded by the coding sequence GTGAAAATTCTTTTTGTCATCGCCGCACTTAGAAACGGTGGGGCTGAGCGCGTGCTAAACGTGCTTGCAAATGAGTTTTGTAAGGACAATGAGATCACTATCGCCCTGCTTGAAGAGGATCTTGGACTTTATAAATTTAGTGAAAAGATAAAGATCATAAACCTTAATGTGAGTGGCTCTGGGCTGGCCTTGAAATTTAAGAAAATTTTGGCTCTTAGAGCGCTTTTTAAGGAGCAAAGGGCTGATCTCATAATGAGCTTTATCGACTGGACAAATGTCGCTTGCGTGCTGGCAAATTTGGGGCTAAAGAGCAAACTAATAGCAACCGAGCACCACGAGCATAGCTACTTAAAAAGCAAAATCACAAGCGCTATGCGTGACTTTTCGTATAAATTTGTAGATGGTTTAAGCGTGCTAAGTAAAAGCGACTACGACTACTATAAATTTGCCAAAAATCGCGAGGTCATACATAATCCACTTTTTATCGACGTGCCTGAAATTTGCGAGAAGCAAAACGTCATCTTAAGCGTGGCAAGGCTGGAGGCGGTAAAGGGCTATGATATCTATTTTGAGGCGCTTAGTAAGGTAGATAAGAGCTTGCTTGATGGCTGGGAGATAAAGATCGCAGGCAGCGGCAGGCAAGAGGCGCAGCTAAAAGAGATGGCCTCAAATTTAGGGCTTAATGTCAAATTTCTAGGTCACATGAGTGATGTTAGTAAGCTTTACAGCGAGGCAAAAATTTTTACTCTTTGCTCACAAAGCGAGGGGCTTTCAAACGTATTAATAGAATCAGGCGCTTTTGGTTGCGCTAGGCTAAGTAGCGACACCGTGGGTGCAAGGGAGCTTATAAATGACGGCGTGGACGGGCTCATCTTTAAAAATGGCGACACAGATGATCTAAAAGATAAGCTTGAGATGCTTTTAAAAGATGAAAATTTAAGACAAAAACTAGCAAAAAACGCCAGTAAAAATGCAAATTTATTTAGCAAAGAAAATATCATCAAGCAGTGGCGAGAATTTATAAAAAAGGTTGTTAGCAAGTGA